From one Haloferax marinisediminis genomic stretch:
- a CDS encoding rubrerythrin family protein, with protein sequence MDSASFREAVETAKRTELDRLGSSKLLLSLTAADLSESAVLRAAAFSEHAARETFRAWAADETVEQAKAAFEETAQQEDEHLRRVLERLDSDLDLPDGPGLMHAYLRGRDDTIERIAAGMVGRGLVSLRTHTQVIGFFINEADRQGADLFRELKSETEDALTTGLILLDELCEDDDEWERARMVAEYVVQVAYDDYADGLAELGVDPRPLC encoded by the coding sequence ATGGACTCTGCATCGTTCCGCGAGGCCGTCGAGACGGCGAAGCGGACCGAACTCGACCGCCTCGGGTCTTCGAAACTGCTCCTCTCGCTAACGGCGGCAGACCTCTCAGAATCGGCCGTCCTCCGCGCCGCCGCGTTCTCCGAACACGCCGCACGAGAGACGTTTCGGGCGTGGGCGGCCGACGAGACAGTCGAGCAGGCGAAAGCGGCGTTCGAGGAGACCGCACAGCAGGAAGACGAACACTTGCGACGCGTCCTCGAACGCCTCGACTCGGACCTCGACCTCCCAGATGGCCCCGGGCTGATGCACGCGTATCTCCGTGGCCGTGACGACACCATCGAGCGTATCGCCGCCGGGATGGTGGGGCGCGGACTCGTCTCGCTTCGGACGCATACACAGGTTATCGGGTTCTTCATCAACGAGGCCGACCGTCAGGGCGCAGACCTCTTCCGGGAGTTGAAGTCCGAGACCGAAGACGCGCTCACGACCGGTCTCATCCTCCTCGACGAGTTGTGCGAAGACGACGACGAGTGGGAGCGTGCACGAATGGTCGCCGAGTACGTCGTTCAGGTCGCCTACGACGACTACGCGGACGGCCTCGCAGAACTCGGTGTCGACCCCAGGCCACTCTGTTGA